One Streptosporangium sp. NBC_01495 DNA window includes the following coding sequences:
- the hutI gene encoding imidazolonepropionase yields MTSEDRPATSTLFDRIGLLYTGDPAREEIENAALVVEGGEVVWVGPAGAAPHADERVDVDGRCVIPGFVDSHAHLVFAGDRTAEFAARMAGRPYTAGGIRTTVSATRAASDAELVTRTAGLVAEMLAQGTTTVEIKSGYGLTVEDERRSLEIARGFTRETTYLGAHVVPPDASSADEYVRTVTGEMLEACAPHARWVDVFCERGAFDADQSREILLAGMKAGLLPRIHANQLGEGPGVRIAAEVGAASADHCTHLTDDDVSALSSSGVVATLLPGAEFSTRSPYPDARRLLDAGVTVALATDCNPGSSFTSSMPFCVALAVREMRMTPLEAIRAATYGGAKALRRGDVGTLRVGSSGDLVILDTPTYVHLAYRPGVPLVTQVWKEGRRLV; encoded by the coding sequence ATGACGAGCGAGGACCGGCCGGCGACGAGCACCCTTTTCGACCGCATCGGCCTGCTTTACACGGGCGACCCGGCCCGGGAGGAGATCGAGAACGCGGCGCTGGTGGTCGAGGGCGGAGAGGTGGTGTGGGTGGGACCCGCCGGCGCGGCTCCGCACGCCGACGAACGGGTGGACGTGGACGGGCGATGCGTCATCCCCGGCTTCGTCGACAGCCACGCCCACCTCGTCTTCGCGGGCGACCGCACGGCCGAGTTCGCCGCCCGCATGGCGGGCCGCCCGTACACGGCGGGAGGCATCCGCACGACGGTGTCGGCCACCCGCGCCGCCTCCGACGCCGAGCTCGTGACGCGCACCGCCGGCCTGGTCGCCGAGATGCTCGCCCAGGGGACGACCACGGTCGAGATCAAGAGCGGCTACGGCCTCACGGTCGAGGACGAGCGCCGGTCACTGGAGATCGCGCGGGGGTTCACCCGGGAGACCACCTACCTGGGCGCGCACGTCGTACCCCCTGACGCCTCCTCGGCCGACGAGTACGTCCGCACCGTCACCGGGGAGATGCTGGAGGCCTGCGCGCCGCACGCCCGGTGGGTCGACGTGTTCTGCGAGCGCGGAGCCTTCGACGCCGACCAGAGCAGGGAGATCCTCCTCGCCGGGATGAAGGCGGGGCTGCTGCCGCGGATCCACGCCAACCAGCTGGGCGAGGGGCCCGGGGTGCGGATCGCCGCCGAGGTGGGCGCGGCCTCCGCCGACCACTGCACCCACCTGACCGACGACGACGTCTCGGCGCTGTCGTCGTCGGGGGTGGTGGCCACCCTGCTGCCGGGCGCGGAGTTCTCCACCCGCTCGCCCTACCCGGACGCCCGCCGCCTGCTGGACGCCGGGGTGACGGTCGCGCTGGCCACCGACTGCAACCCGGGCTCCTCCTTCACCTCCTCCATGCCGTTCTGCGTGGCGCTGGCGGTCCGTGAGATGCGGATGACGCCGCTGGAGGCGATCAGGGCCGCCACGTACGGCGGTGCCAAGGCGCTGCGTCGCGGGGACGTCGGCACGCTGCGGGTGGGCAGCAGCGGGGATCTGGTGATTCTCGACACACCCACGTACGTCCATCTCGCCTACCGGCCGGGGGTGCCGCTGGTGACACAGGTGTGGAAGGAGGGACGCCGCCTGGTTTGA
- a CDS encoding sigma-70 family RNA polymerase sigma factor — protein sequence MARPTGNRTQDQHVSDRDLLGTYLAEIGRVPLLTAEEEVELAKRIEAGLFAEQLLDGGLGGLTEPRIADAADEELERLAVSGRRAKDEFIQANLRLVVAVARKYSGRGMPLIDLVQEGNLGLVRAVEKFDYRRGYKFSTYATWWIRQSVGRAIHEQARPVRLPTHAGEQMTRLMRVRRDMLAESDQEPTDADLAAVLELPIERVRELRRWASDPVSLQLGVGDEDETELGDMIADDTWADPEQQAMDILERERLEEWLTGLEGQTREMLRWRYGLMDGREHTLTEVGERYGIGRDRARRIERDALARLRKMATAA from the coding sequence ATGGCAAGGCCGACGGGGAATCGGACGCAGGATCAGCACGTCTCTGATCGAGACCTGCTGGGGACCTACCTGGCAGAGATCGGACGGGTGCCCCTGCTCACCGCGGAGGAAGAGGTCGAGCTCGCCAAGCGGATCGAGGCGGGTCTTTTCGCGGAGCAGTTGCTGGACGGTGGATTGGGCGGGTTGACGGAGCCGCGGATCGCGGACGCGGCCGACGAGGAGCTTGAACGACTGGCCGTTTCCGGACGGAGGGCCAAAGACGAATTCATCCAGGCCAATCTACGTCTTGTGGTGGCCGTCGCGCGCAAATATTCCGGGCGGGGAATGCCGCTGATCGATCTGGTCCAGGAGGGAAACCTGGGGCTGGTCCGCGCGGTCGAGAAGTTCGACTACCGACGCGGTTACAAGTTCTCGACATACGCCACGTGGTGGATCAGGCAGTCGGTGGGGCGCGCCATCCACGAGCAGGCCCGGCCGGTGCGCCTGCCCACCCACGCGGGCGAGCAGATGACCAGGCTGATGCGGGTCCGCCGCGACATGCTGGCCGAGTCCGACCAGGAGCCGACCGACGCCGATCTGGCGGCGGTGCTCGAACTCCCCATCGAGCGGGTCCGTGAGCTCCGCCGCTGGGCCTCCGACCCCGTCTCGCTGCAACTGGGCGTGGGCGACGAGGACGAGACCGAGCTCGGCGACATGATCGCCGACGACACGTGGGCCGATCCCGAGCAGCAGGCGATGGACATCCTGGAGCGCGAGCGTCTGGAGGAGTGGCTGACCGGGCTTGAGGGGCAGACCCGCGAGATGCTCCGCTGGCGCTACGGCCTGATGGACGGCCGCGAGCACACGCTGACCGAGGTCGGCGAGCGCTACGGCATCGGCCGCGACCGCGCCCGCCGGATCGAGCGTGACGCTCTGGCCCGGCTGCGGAAGATGGCCACGGCCGCCTGA